From one Suicoccus acidiformans genomic stretch:
- a CDS encoding FAD-dependent oxidoreductase has product MYQIQALMSLIISLSAIIHVGVQWKLRSVADSLTVFSQVSYIAVLVLAIAVLLGLVFLSGLFMDVGPKLKSIQGRIYNRNIGEWLHRLSVLLILLAYVAILASNTIPTNAVFIMFLSLFTFGFLMYYAYRQVKLYQTPKYKLVSKESLSPTLSVIEVTPTTGEIPDYTAGDYFFIRLHDHKFITEGHPFSASSARTKRYPNSIEFMIQATDAWTERLTALPEGSEIVLEGPYGTFFPETAQKSNLPYVFICDEAGFAACLSVLRFEHERGSQREMHLIWKVSHKKDTPLLSELSEMKAQNPYLHYYRLVSDETKLGAVSDELMRKLQLNLLYDQAYFFVSGLPAVSLTAQHMLAYAQVKEERINCNTFDF; this is encoded by the coding sequence ATGTATCAAATTCAAGCACTAATGTCTTTAATCATTAGCTTGAGTGCTATCATTCATGTTGGTGTCCAATGGAAGTTACGTAGTGTAGCGGATAGTTTAACCGTATTCTCGCAAGTCAGCTACATTGCTGTCTTAGTCCTAGCTATTGCAGTATTATTGGGACTTGTCTTTCTATCTGGTTTATTTATGGATGTAGGGCCAAAATTGAAAAGTATACAAGGAAGAATTTATAATCGAAATATAGGCGAGTGGTTACATCGTTTATCCGTATTACTTATCCTTTTAGCCTATGTCGCTATTTTGGCTTCTAATACAATACCTACTAATGCGGTATTTATCATGTTCTTATCATTATTTACGTTTGGCTTCTTAATGTATTACGCTTATCGACAAGTTAAATTGTATCAAACGCCGAAATATAAGCTCGTTAGCAAAGAGAGTCTAAGCCCTACCTTATCTGTCATCGAAGTTACGCCTACAACGGGTGAAATACCGGATTATACAGCGGGTGACTATTTCTTTATTCGCCTCCATGATCATAAATTTATTACGGAAGGTCATCCTTTTTCTGCTTCAAGTGCGCGAACGAAACGTTATCCCAATTCAATTGAATTCATGATTCAAGCAACGGATGCTTGGACGGAGCGTTTGACTGCTTTGCCGGAGGGTTCAGAAATTGTATTAGAAGGACCGTATGGAACTTTCTTTCCAGAAACTGCTCAAAAATCAAACTTACCTTATGTATTCATCTGTGATGAAGCAGGCTTTGCCGCTTGTCTAAGTGTCTTGCGGTTTGAACATGAAAGAGGATCACAGCGTGAAATGCATCTTATCTGGAAAGTTTCACATAAGAAAGATACGCCATTGTTAAGTGAACTGTCTGAGATGAAAGCCCAAAACCCTTATTTACACTATTACCGCCTTGTTTCAGATGAAACAAAACTGGGTGCAGTCTCAGATGAATTAATGCGTAAATTACAGCTAAATCTACTCTATGATCAAGCTTACTTCTTTGTCAGTGGGTTGCCAGCAGTATCACTGACTGCTCAACATATGTTAGCGTATGCTCAAGTAAAAGAGGAGCGTATCAATTGTAATACATTTGATTTTTAG